A window of bacterium genomic DNA:
TTTGAACCTGATTCCTTGTAATCCTCTGTATTATTGCCCATGTGTTTCCACTGGTATCCATTCCGGTTGTCGTATAGAATTGATACTTTTTAAGCCTTAAGTAGAGTAAAAAGTGAAAAAGCCCGCCGAAGCATAAGTTAAGACGGGCTTTATAACGGGTAACGGTATTTTTTGATACGCTCCTTGAGGCACACGTGATTGTCAAAGGACGGGTTAAGTGTTATAATGAGTTTCGACCGCATAGTGCTTTAGGTTAAAAGCCGCCGGCTCCTGCGGTCGTTATTCCGGCGGGAATATTATTTGGGGTTAACAAAGGAGTCACTTAAAAACTGACTCAAAGAATGAAGGCAGGTCAGATGAGTTGGGAGAAAAACAATGCGTTTAAGAACCTTTTTATGCTCTGCGATCTTACTGATATGTGTCCGAGTGACTGCTGAAGCGCACCAGCCGCATCTGGTAACGGGCAGTAAAACCGAGGTCAAGAACCCTGAGGTTTCCCAGGCGTTCTACGCCGAACTGCGAGGGAAAGCTCAAAGATATGTGATAGGCACAAAGGACCACTTCAGCCTATATGTCCAGCTCACCATTCCAGACCACAAGGATACGCGGCGCGATTTCAAGGTCACGATATCGCTGGGCAAGAAGATCATTGCCAAGATCGATGGCGACAAGGCCAAATGGAAACGCTTCTACGAGCCGTTTGGTGGAGACTACTACTTGCTCGGGCCGGACTTCGACCAAGCGAACTCTGAACACGGCAAGTACAGTATTGAGGTGTCGAACCGCGGAAACACGGGGAAGTACGTGCTCGTCTTTGGCAAGAAAGAGGAATTTCCACTTGACGAGATAAAACGGACGATGAGTATTATGCCGAAGGTGAAGGAGTTCATGCGCCCTCCATCCAAGCCCGTAAAGACTGAGAAGTCACCGTGTCCCAGCGCTGAGTCCGGTCGTAAAGACGCCGAAGGAAAGACAACCAAGAGGCAGTAAATCATCAAGTATCCACTGGTTTCTAGACGAGTTGTCGTACCCGTTGTCGTATTTAAGCAAAAACAAAGCCCACGCTTGATGTGAACGGAGGCTTTTTGAGTTCAAAATGTGAGAGATTATGATGATATGAATCAATAAGGCCAGGAATTGAAAATTCCTGGCCTTATTTGTTAATTCGAAATGATGCTTATTCATCCTTGATAGGAGCGTCTCGTTTTCTTAAAGGGCGGGTGTTGTTGATTAGTTGGGCGCGGTGGGTGCGGGCTTCCCAGGCGTCTTCTATCCAGTCAGCCAGATGTATCTTGTTTTCAGGATAGGGATGCCATCGTGCATAGCCTTCGTTCCAACGTTCGCCAGCCAAATTGTCTTGCAGTCGCGGCGGGAGGCTGACTCGATTAGCAACTGATGGGAGATTAATCGCTAGCAGGCCACTGCATCCATAAACGACGACTTCGCGCAGGGTTGCAGCGATTTCCCAATCCACATGCTTTCTAGCCCAGGTGTTTTTGCCCAGAAGGACGATTGTGACGCGAGTGTCCAAAAGGTACTTCCCACGCATACCGCGGATAATGACTTCGTCATCTTGGCAGGTGACAAGCTCGCGCTCCATAATGCCTGCTTCACGATGCATGAACAACCTGCGCGGCTTATCGAAGTCGTTGACAAACGAGATAACTTCATCTTTGTCGTCATGGTGATATGAGATGAAGCATTTGTGACGAATAATATCCCCCAAGGCCTGCCTCCTACTTGAATAACGATGCCGGTGGTACTGCTGCGATAAAGCGTTGATTAGACGTAGCCAACCCGCTCAAATGCCCACAATCCGGCAAAGAACGTTAGTTAACTATTAAATTTGTCTTTCTATGGTACCCGATATTGAAGGGTTCCGACTCACTTCATCTAAGCGCAGGTTCCCCCTCTAAATCCACCCAAAACGGGCTGAGCCAGATGCAGTGACCATTGGTTTGACGGGCTTTGATGTAGTACCAGGCGTCTTCTAGGGGGCGGCCGGGGCGGGTGTCTTCGTAGGTGGCAGCAAAGTCGAGAGTGTCTTTCTCAATGGGGAGATCGGCAAGGACCGCGCCGCAGTGGATGATTTGGACGCATTCCCAGGAGGCAGTTCCTCTTAGGCTGATGCGGAATTGGCGGGGGGCGCCGGGGGGTAATCGCTGTTCACTACCGATGGGGTAGCCGTTAAGGGTGGCGTCGGCAACGATGCGCGCGCCGGTGGTGGCGTAGCATCGGCGGTCATGCAATGCTTTGAAGATAGACTTCAAGTCAAGGCTATCAGCTTGGACCCCTGTTACACCGGCAGGTAAGCCGTCATGGCCACGGGTGGGCCAGCCGTTGTGGTTATCGGTCCCAGCCACAAAACCCACTCGATAGCCGCGAGTAAGGGCGGTGGTCACACTGCCGCCAAAGCCTCCGTGTCGCACGTGCCACTTGGGATCGAGCGCTTCAGTCTCATACGATCCCCTGCCCTGGTTCATCTCAATTAAGCGAAGGGCATTATAAACCGGCGGCACGGGGTAATGCATGGCACACCAGAACGGCAGCCCATCCTCACGGTACACGCCATCGCTGATATACGAGTCAGTGTTAGTGTGGTGCGGGATCACTAAAGTCCGCCCCTTTGGACCAAGATCCGCCAACTCGCGCAATGGGTAGCCAAAAGGGTATTTAACCCATGCCGCGTGCAGCTTCTCACCAATCTTCGGCCACAGCTTAAGGAAGGTCTCCCAACTATCCGCATGCAGATTGCAGTGCCCAAATCGTCCGCTCAACTCGGCACCTGGAAGGGTAATAAACCGCCCCACCTCATCAAAGCGCCTGCAAATCTCAGCTTGACGAGCAGGGGTGAACTCCTCGCTTCGATAACAGGCATAGGGATAGGAGATGTGGTCGGCAGGCCCGGCAAAGTCCAAACCAAAGTCGTCCCGTGCGCTCTTTAGGGCGTCCTCCAACTTCCGCTCACCGTCGTTACTGAACTCACAGTGCCAATGGAACTCACCGAAGAACACAGGTGTATCGTCCATCCCGACCGGCAAAGCGTTGCTAAGACCTGTCTGCCCCCGAACATCCTTAATATGAACCTGACCGCTTCCCTGCTCTAAAGACGCCTCAGCCGCCAACTCCCCATCACCAACCGGGTTGCCGCACTGGTCGAACCGCTTAACGATTAACTGCCCATCGAGCTTGCGATAGGCTTCCAAGTGGTCAGGCTCTGAAGGAAGCAGGTGAAACGCAACAGGCTCAGCGATAGGCGTAAACAGTTCACTCTCTATATCCGGCACGACGCCAAGCTCAAACCCCCACGTCGAACCCCCTAATGGCGTCAGCACTCCAGGCTTAAAGAACCAGACACTCCAAACCTGCGGCAGCAACTCCACCGTCACTTCAGCGCCTATTGGCAAATCACATTCTGCCTTAAACACCGCCAACGAACACACGATAGTCGCCCAACGAAAACGA
This region includes:
- a CDS encoding TIR domain-containing protein; protein product: MGDIIRHKCFISYHHDDKDEVISFVNDFDKPRRLFMHREAGIMERELVTCQDDEVIIRGMRGKYLLDTRVTIVLLGKNTWARKHVDWEIAATLREVVVYGCSGLLAINLPSVANRVSLPPRLQDNLAGERWNEGYARWHPYPENKIHLADWIEDAWEARTHRAQLINNTRPLRKRDAPIKDE